A genomic stretch from Dyella sp. M7H15-1 includes:
- a CDS encoding NAD-dependent succinate-semialdehyde dehydrogenase has product MSNFLRNGNYINGQWMTSNETYPVRNPATGVVIVDVAKGGAAEAEQAVAAAAAAFPAWRALTAKERSIKVRRWGELMLEHRDALAELLTREQGKPIAEARGEVAYAASFMEWFAEEAKRAYGDVIPSPFPHSKIVVTREPVGVVAAITPWNFPLAMITRKAAPALAAGCTMMLKPSEETPLSAFALAVLAEQAGIPAGVFNIVSGDAVAIGGVMTGSDIVRKLSFTGSTRVGKLLAAQSADTLKKLSLELGGNAPFIVFDDADVDAAVRGAMASKFRNTGQTCVCVNRFYVQSGIYDAFTKALADAVGKLRVGDALAGEVDQGPLINQAALGKVQAHIADALDKGAKVLTGGKESALGGTFYEPTVLTDTKPAMLIAQEETFGPVAACFRFDTEQEAIVAANSTPFGLAAYFYTRDMARAWRVAEALESGMVGINEGILSTEVAPFGGVKQSGLGREGSKYGLDEYLELKYLMMGGLN; this is encoded by the coding sequence ATGAGCAATTTTTTACGTAACGGGAACTACATCAATGGCCAGTGGATGACGAGCAACGAAACCTATCCGGTTCGCAATCCTGCCACGGGTGTGGTGATTGTCGATGTGGCGAAAGGTGGTGCCGCCGAAGCAGAACAGGCGGTAGCCGCGGCGGCGGCTGCATTTCCTGCGTGGCGCGCGTTGACGGCCAAAGAGCGCAGTATCAAGGTTCGCCGCTGGGGCGAGCTGATGCTGGAGCACCGCGATGCGCTGGCCGAATTGCTCACGCGTGAGCAAGGCAAGCCCATCGCTGAGGCTCGCGGCGAAGTGGCCTATGCGGCGAGTTTCATGGAATGGTTTGCCGAGGAAGCCAAACGGGCCTATGGCGACGTCATTCCCAGCCCCTTTCCGCATAGCAAAATTGTGGTGACGCGCGAGCCGGTCGGCGTGGTCGCGGCCATTACACCATGGAATTTCCCGCTTGCGATGATTACGCGCAAGGCAGCGCCAGCGCTGGCGGCTGGTTGCACCATGATGTTGAAGCCCTCGGAAGAGACGCCTCTTTCAGCCTTTGCGCTGGCGGTGCTGGCTGAACAGGCAGGCATTCCCGCGGGTGTGTTCAACATCGTTTCCGGCGATGCGGTGGCCATTGGCGGCGTCATGACCGGCTCGGACATCGTGCGCAAACTGTCATTCACCGGTTCGACGCGCGTCGGCAAGCTGCTCGCCGCGCAGAGCGCCGATACGCTGAAGAAGCTTTCGCTGGAGCTGGGCGGCAACGCGCCATTCATCGTATTCGACGATGCGGATGTCGATGCCGCGGTGCGCGGCGCGATGGCGTCGAAATTCCGCAACACGGGACAGACCTGTGTCTGCGTCAATCGTTTCTACGTACAGAGTGGCATCTACGATGCATTCACCAAGGCGCTCGCCGACGCCGTTGGTAAACTACGTGTTGGCGATGCGCTGGCTGGTGAAGTGGATCAGGGACCACTGATCAACCAGGCTGCGCTCGGCAAGGTACAGGCGCACATCGCGGACGCTTTGGACAAAGGCGCCAAGGTGTTGACCGGTGGCAAGGAGAGTGCACTCGGCGGCACCTTCTATGAACCTACCGTATTGACGGACACCAAGCCTGCCATGTTGATCGCGCAAGAAGAAACGTTCGGTCCGGTTGCAGCATGCTTCCGTTTCGACACCGAACAAGAAGCGATTGTCGCCGCCAACAGTACACCCTTTGGTCTTGCCGCCTACTTCTATACCCGCGACATGGCACGCGCGTGGCGTGTTGCCGAGGCGCTGGAAAGCGGAATGGTTGGTATCAACGAGGGAATTCTCTCAACCGAAGTCGCACCGTTCGGTGGCGTCAAGCAGTCAGGCCTTGGGCGCGAAGGCTCCAAATATGGGCTCGATGAATACCTCGAGCTCAAGTACCTGATGATGGGCGGTTTGAATTGA
- the fae gene encoding formaldehyde-activating enzyme produces MSTSEGKTLYIGEGFEGPGVNLAHINVLMGPRNGPVGQAFSTALATPSAGHAPFVIIARPGVPTKPLTLYVNKAQIANDFHGNATWGASQAGIAKAVAESLEEGVLPPEAENDWVVVSANWVNPACDDLDAVYENNYHACKNAIRAAMLSLPHRDEVFAAAADVSNPFYTPKV; encoded by the coding sequence ATGAGCACGTCGGAAGGCAAGACGCTTTACATAGGTGAAGGATTCGAAGGTCCGGGCGTCAATCTCGCTCACATCAATGTGCTAATGGGGCCGCGCAATGGTCCGGTGGGCCAGGCATTTTCGACTGCGCTGGCGACCCCATCGGCAGGTCACGCACCGTTTGTCATCATCGCCAGGCCAGGGGTGCCGACTAAGCCGTTGACGCTGTATGTGAACAAAGCGCAGATCGCCAACGACTTTCACGGCAATGCAACGTGGGGCGCTTCGCAGGCAGGCATCGCAAAGGCTGTAGCGGAATCGCTGGAAGAAGGCGTGTTGCCGCCGGAGGCTGAAAACGACTGGGTCGTCGTGTCGGCCAACTGGGTCAATCCTGCCTGTGACGATTTGGACGCGGTCTACGAAAACAATTACCACGCCTGCAAGAACGCCATCCGCGCAGCCATGCTCAGTTTGCCACATCGCGATGAGGTGTTCGCCGCTGCGGCTGACGTCAGCAATCCGTTCTATACACCGAAAGTCTGA
- a CDS encoding aldo/keto reductase produces the protein MEYVRLGQSGLKVSRLCLGTMNMGTPRWKPWIFDEAQSEPIVRHALEAGVNFIDLADFYSTGVGEEVVGRILNRLVRREEVVITTKVGYDMGAYPNAGGHSRKHIMDGIHGSLQRLDMDYVDIYMLHFFDVNTPVEETMGALDEVVRSGKARYIGVSTMYTWQLAKIMQVCERNGWHKPVNMQLQLNLAYREEEREMIPYCADQGMGVSVFSPLARGLLTGDAKSTRNQTDFFTSQMYGDKASQEIAASTARVAARRGVSAAQVAQAWVLGHSHINCMLVGADSAAQFDSALAALEMHLDGDELHELERNYTPCDLINDYTAGRRIPRESRDAMGVFAAVKGNAA, from the coding sequence ATGGAATATGTGCGTCTTGGCCAATCTGGCCTGAAAGTATCGCGTCTGTGCCTTGGCACCATGAACATGGGCACGCCACGCTGGAAGCCGTGGATTTTCGATGAAGCGCAGAGCGAGCCGATTGTGCGTCATGCATTGGAAGCGGGCGTCAACTTCATCGATCTGGCGGATTTCTATTCCACGGGCGTGGGCGAAGAAGTAGTCGGTCGCATCCTCAATCGCCTGGTGCGTCGCGAGGAAGTCGTGATCACCACCAAGGTCGGCTACGACATGGGCGCCTATCCCAATGCGGGTGGTCATTCGCGCAAGCACATCATGGACGGTATCCATGGCTCGCTGCAGCGCCTGGATATGGACTATGTCGATATCTACATGCTGCATTTCTTCGACGTGAACACGCCCGTTGAAGAAACCATGGGGGCGTTGGACGAGGTCGTCCGTTCCGGCAAGGCACGTTATATCGGCGTATCCACCATGTACACCTGGCAGCTTGCCAAAATCATGCAGGTGTGCGAACGCAACGGCTGGCACAAGCCGGTCAACATGCAGCTCCAGCTCAATCTCGCCTACCGCGAGGAGGAGCGAGAGATGATTCCGTACTGCGCCGACCAAGGGATGGGTGTGTCGGTGTTCAGCCCGCTTGCGCGCGGATTGCTTACTGGCGATGCGAAGTCCACGCGCAACCAAACTGACTTCTTCACCTCTCAGATGTATGGCGACAAGGCCTCGCAGGAAATCGCTGCCTCGACGGCACGGGTCGCTGCGCGTCGCGGTGTATCTGCTGCTCAAGTAGCCCAGGCTTGGGTGCTGGGGCATTCGCATATCAACTGCATGCTGGTAGGCGCGGATAGCGCGGCGCAGTTCGACAGCGCACTGGCTGCCCTCGAAATGCATCTGGATGGGGATGAGCTGCACGAGCTCGAACGCAACTACACACCCTGTGACTTGATCAACGACTACACCGCAGGTCGCCGCATTCCGCGCGAATCGCGCGATGCCATGGGTGTGTTCGCGGCTGTAAAAGGAAACGCTGCATGA
- a CDS encoding HAMP domain-containing sensor histidine kinase has product MQLVLSLLLIIAIGWWVARSVSRPVEAIRGATRKMAAGEFATRVDERWSSAHDELGQLARDFNSMAERIEVLVAHDRGVLQDLSHELRSPLTRLHLLLDLAQHSHDPKEAAAHFKRAEREIARMDRMTAEMLALSRLEGDLPGMERESVDLVNLARERLDAARIEAEARNVRLHWIDHGPVTVLGSGILLERALDNVIANAIKFSPAGGDVEVRVGHHRGQTEMQVRDHGPGVPVNELELLFRPFYRGTNAVHANGHGLGLTIVRRVMHVHGGEVSARNGEGGGLWVTMRLSGSVTS; this is encoded by the coding sequence GTGCAATTGGTGCTTTCGTTACTGCTGATCATTGCCATTGGTTGGTGGGTGGCGCGCAGTGTGTCGCGCCCCGTGGAGGCGATACGCGGCGCGACGCGCAAGATGGCCGCCGGTGAATTTGCGACGCGTGTCGACGAGCGCTGGAGCAGCGCGCATGACGAGCTGGGCCAGCTTGCTCGTGATTTCAATAGCATGGCCGAGCGCATCGAGGTCCTAGTTGCGCATGATCGTGGTGTGCTACAGGACCTTTCGCATGAGCTGCGTTCGCCACTGACGCGTCTGCACCTGCTTCTGGATCTCGCGCAGCACAGCCATGATCCCAAGGAGGCGGCGGCGCACTTCAAGCGGGCCGAGCGGGAGATCGCACGCATGGATCGTATGACCGCGGAAATGCTGGCGTTGTCGCGGCTTGAAGGCGATCTGCCTGGCATGGAACGGGAGTCAGTGGATTTAGTCAATCTTGCCCGGGAACGGTTGGATGCAGCACGCATCGAAGCCGAAGCAAGGAACGTACGGCTGCATTGGATCGACCATGGACCGGTGACGGTGTTGGGCAGTGGCATTTTGCTTGAGCGTGCGCTGGATAACGTGATCGCCAACGCGATCAAATTCAGTCCGGCGGGCGGCGATGTTGAAGTCAGAGTAGGTCATCATCGGGGACAGACCGAAATGCAAGTCCGCGATCACGGCCCTGGTGTTCCTGTCAACGAGCTGGAGTTGCTGTTCCGGCCTTTCTATCGCGGTACCAACGCCGTACATGCAAATGGCCACGGTTTGGGCCTGACCATCGTGCGGCGCGTCATGCACGTGCACGGTGGCGAAGTCAGCGCCAGGAATGGTGAAGGCGGTGGACTATGGGTCACCATGCGATTGTCGGGAAGCGTGACCTCGTAA